Proteins co-encoded in one Enterobacter sp. R4-368 genomic window:
- the ydcK gene encoding YdcK family protein yields MNKYRLSDEQRTMHYQIGGEKRSVALRQIIALRDFNDVVAGSAGGWVDNENVLDQQGNCWIYDENSMVFLGSAVRGNARITQPCVICHDVIIADNAWVDGSEISHGAQLSDNVTVQASTVRGGCHLRGDARILSGCDIIAAKGLTLDNEQILQIYDRATVSHSRVVHQAQIYGDAIVNYAFIEHRAEVFDFALLEGNELNDVWVCDCAKVYGAARVVAGTLDDEIPTIRYSSQVAENAVVEGNCILKHHVLVGGRAWLRGGPLQLDEKVVIQGNARIHGNVLIEHQIEIYGDAVVEAQEGESILLRGPKVINDTQHITRTPLVGSL; encoded by the coding sequence ATGAATAAGTATCGGCTCAGTGATGAGCAACGGACAATGCATTACCAGATTGGCGGCGAGAAGCGATCCGTCGCCCTGCGCCAGATTATTGCCCTGCGCGATTTCAACGATGTTGTGGCGGGCAGCGCCGGTGGCTGGGTCGATAATGAAAACGTGCTCGATCAGCAAGGAAACTGCTGGATTTACGATGAAAACAGCATGGTTTTTCTTGGCAGCGCAGTGCGTGGCAATGCGCGGATCACCCAGCCGTGCGTGATTTGCCACGATGTCATAATTGCGGATAACGCCTGGGTTGACGGCAGTGAGATAAGCCACGGCGCGCAATTAAGTGACAACGTCACCGTTCAGGCCTCTACGGTGCGCGGTGGATGTCATTTACGCGGCGATGCGCGCATTCTCAGCGGCTGCGACATCATTGCCGCGAAAGGTTTAACGCTGGATAACGAACAGATTTTGCAGATTTACGATCGCGCCACCGTCAGCCATTCGCGCGTGGTGCATCAGGCGCAAATTTATGGCGATGCCATCGTCAATTACGCCTTTATTGAACACCGCGCCGAAGTCTTTGATTTCGCCCTGCTCGAAGGCAACGAGCTCAATGATGTCTGGGTGTGCGACTGCGCCAAAGTGTATGGCGCCGCACGCGTGGTCGCCGGGACGCTTGACGATGAGATCCCGACCATTCGCTACAGCTCGCAGGTAGCCGAAAACGCCGTCGTTGAAGGCAACTGTATTTTAAAACACCACGTGCTGGTAGGCGGTCGCGCCTGGCTACGCGGCGGGCCATTGCAGCTGGATGAAAAAGTGGTGATTCAGGGCAATGCGCGCATTCACGGTAATGTGCTGATCGAGCATCAGATTGAAATTTACGGCGATGCGGTCGTCGAGGCGCAGGAAGGCGAAAGCATTCTGTTACGCGGGCCGAAAGTGATTAACGACACGCAGCACATTACCCGCACGCCGCTGGTTGGCTCTTTGTAA
- the tehB gene encoding tellurite resistance methyltransferase TehB, with amino-acid sequence MTTRTDNYFTEKYSMTPTHSEVLNAMNYVQPGKALDLGCGNGRNSLFLANRGFDVTAWDKNPNSLSNLQNIRETEGLENLHIEAVDLNHLSFDGEYDFILSTVVLMFLEAKTIPRLIANMQRCTKPGGYNLIVAAMDTADFPCTVGFPFAFKEGELRDYYVGWELLKYNEEVGELHRTDANGNRIKLRFATMLARKSA; translated from the coding sequence ATGACCACCCGCACTGATAACTACTTTACTGAAAAATACAGCATGACCCCGACCCATTCGGAAGTGCTTAACGCCATGAATTATGTCCAGCCGGGTAAAGCGCTGGATCTCGGCTGCGGTAATGGCCGCAACAGTCTGTTTCTCGCCAACCGGGGTTTTGATGTCACCGCGTGGGATAAAAACCCGAACAGTCTGAGCAACTTACAAAATATTCGTGAAACAGAAGGGCTGGAAAACTTACATATTGAGGCGGTTGATCTCAACCATCTCAGTTTTGACGGCGAGTACGATTTTATTCTCTCGACCGTAGTGCTGATGTTTCTGGAAGCGAAAACCATCCCAAGGCTGATTGCCAATATGCAGCGCTGCACCAAACCCGGCGGCTATAACCTGATTGTCGCGGCAATGGACACGGCAGATTTCCCGTGCACGGTCGGCTTCCCGTTTGCTTTTAAAGAGGGGGAGTTGCGCGATTACTACGTCGGTTGGGAACTGCTGAAATACAACGAAGAGGTGGGTGAACTTCACCGCACCGATGCCAACGGTAACCGCATCAAATTACGTTTCGCCACGATGCTGGCACGCAAATCCGCGTAA
- the pepT gene encoding peptidase T: MTSSLSSQLTHRFFRYLSITSQSDPAATTLPTTVGQFDMARELANELKTLGLEEIIIDDHATVTAVKKGNVPGAPRIGFITHIDTVDVGLSPHIHPQILRFEGQDLCLNRAQDIWLRVDEHPEILAYPNEEIIFSDGTSVLGADNKAAVTVVMTLLENLTPEQRHGDIVVAFVPDEEVGLRGAKALDLARFDVDFAWTIDCCELGEIVYENFNAASAQIQFTGVTAHPMSAKGVLVNPLLMAMDYISHFDRQQTPEHTEGREGYIWFNGINAVQSYATLNANIRDFDSESFAKRKQQIADVAAKIAAQYPTAKVEYSISDTYSNISNAIGEDRRAIDLLFTAMESLGITPKPTPMRGGTDGAALSAKGLLTPNFFTGAHNFHSRFEFLPLRAFEASYNVALQLCLLAAR, from the coding sequence ATGACGTCGTCGCTCTCCAGTCAATTAACGCATCGCTTCTTTCGCTATCTCAGCATCACCAGCCAAAGCGATCCGGCGGCCACCACTTTACCCACCACCGTCGGGCAGTTTGATATGGCGCGTGAACTGGCTAATGAGTTGAAAACACTGGGTCTTGAAGAGATCATTATTGACGATCACGCGACCGTCACCGCCGTCAAAAAAGGCAATGTTCCCGGTGCGCCGCGCATTGGTTTTATCACCCATATCGACACCGTGGACGTCGGTTTATCCCCGCATATTCATCCACAGATCCTGCGCTTTGAGGGGCAAGATCTCTGCCTGAACCGCGCGCAGGATATCTGGCTGCGCGTTGATGAGCATCCGGAGATCCTCGCTTATCCGAATGAGGAGATAATCTTCAGTGACGGCACCAGCGTACTCGGTGCGGATAACAAAGCCGCGGTTACCGTGGTGATGACGCTGCTGGAAAACCTGACGCCAGAACAGCGTCACGGCGATATCGTGGTGGCCTTTGTACCCGATGAAGAAGTGGGCCTGCGTGGCGCGAAGGCGCTGGATTTAGCGCGTTTTGATGTTGATTTTGCCTGGACAATCGACTGCTGCGAACTGGGCGAAATCGTTTACGAGAACTTTAACGCCGCCAGCGCGCAAATTCAGTTTACCGGGGTGACCGCGCACCCGATGTCGGCGAAAGGCGTGCTGGTGAACCCGCTGTTAATGGCAATGGATTACATCAGCCACTTTGATCGTCAACAAACGCCGGAGCACACGGAAGGACGCGAAGGTTATATCTGGTTTAACGGTATCAATGCCGTGCAGAGCTACGCGACGCTGAACGCCAACATTCGTGATTTCGACAGCGAGAGTTTTGCTAAACGCAAACAGCAAATCGCCGATGTTGCGGCAAAAATTGCGGCTCAGTATCCCACCGCGAAAGTAGAGTACAGCATCAGCGATACCTACAGCAATATCAGCAACGCGATTGGCGAAGATCGCCGGGCGATTGATTTACTGTTCACAGCCATGGAATCACTGGGTATCACGCCAAAACCGACCCCGATGCGCGGCGGCACCGACGGTGCGGCGCTTTCTGCTAAAGGTTTGCTGACGCCAAATTTCTTCACCGGCGCGCATAACTTCCACTCGCGTTTTGAGTTCCTGCCGCTACGCGCTTTCGAAGCCTCTTATAACGTTGCGCTGCAGCTCTGCCTGCTGGCGGCGCGTTAA
- a CDS encoding ABC transporter substrate-binding protein, whose product MISKPTTLALALAAMIVSSSVAAKTLVYCSEGSPENFNPQLYTSGTSVDASAVPVYNRLVDFKVGTTQLQPSLAESWDVSEDGKIYTFHLRKGVKFQSNKYFTPTRDFNADDVIFSFMRQKDASNPYHNVSNGTYSNFESLEFGSLITAIDKLDDHTVRFTLAHPEAPFVADLGWYFASILSAEYADAMLKAGTPERVDMDPIGTGPFRLAQYQKDSRILFTAFDGYWQGKAKIDRLVFSITPDASVRVAKLEKNECQVMPFPNPADLPRLKENKDITLMSKAGLNTGFLSFNTQKAPLDNVKVRQALAMAINKPAIIQAVFQGTGTAAKNLLPPGVWSADSELKDYDYDPEKAKALLKEAGFAPGTTIDLWAMPVQRPYNPNAKRMAEMIQADWAKVGVQTKIVTYEWGEYLKRVKGGEHQAALMGWTTATGDPDNFFGPLFTCTSANGGSNSAKWCYAPFDKIIAEAKATTDHEKRVALYKEAQQMMHDQMPAVMIAHSTIFEPVRKEVQGYEIDPFGKHIFWQVDLKK is encoded by the coding sequence ATGATTAGCAAACCGACAACACTTGCTCTGGCGTTGGCCGCGATGATAGTGAGTTCTTCTGTGGCGGCGAAAACGCTGGTCTATTGCTCGGAAGGCTCGCCGGAAAACTTCAACCCACAACTCTATACCTCGGGCACCAGCGTGGATGCCAGCGCGGTGCCGGTCTACAACCGGCTGGTGGATTTCAAAGTGGGCACCACGCAACTGCAACCCAGCCTCGCGGAAAGCTGGGATGTCAGTGAAGACGGCAAGATTTACACCTTCCATCTGCGCAAGGGGGTGAAATTCCAGAGCAATAAATACTTCACGCCAACGCGCGACTTCAATGCCGATGATGTGATCTTCTCGTTTATGCGGCAAAAAGACGCCAGTAATCCCTATCACAATGTCTCTAACGGCACTTACTCGAACTTTGAAAGCCTGGAGTTCGGTTCGCTGATCACCGCGATTGATAAACTCGACGACCATACGGTGCGCTTTACGCTGGCGCACCCGGAAGCGCCGTTTGTCGCCGATCTTGGCTGGTATTTTGCGTCGATCCTCTCAGCGGAATACGCCGATGCGATGTTAAAGGCAGGAACCCCGGAACGTGTCGATATGGATCCGATTGGCACCGGTCCGTTCCGCCTGGCGCAGTACCAGAAAGATTCGCGCATTCTGTTTACCGCGTTCGACGGCTACTGGCAGGGCAAAGCCAAAATTGATCGTCTGGTCTTCAGCATCACGCCGGATGCGTCCGTGCGGGTGGCAAAACTGGAGAAGAACGAGTGCCAGGTCATGCCATTCCCCAATCCGGCCGATTTACCGCGCCTGAAAGAGAATAAAGACATCACGCTGATGAGCAAAGCCGGGTTAAACACCGGGTTCCTGTCATTCAATACGCAAAAAGCGCCGCTGGATAATGTCAAAGTGCGCCAGGCGCTGGCGATGGCGATCAACAAACCGGCGATCATTCAGGCCGTGTTCCAGGGAACGGGCACCGCAGCGAAAAACCTGCTGCCGCCGGGCGTCTGGAGCGCGGATAGCGAACTGAAGGATTACGACTACGATCCGGAAAAAGCCAAAGCGCTGCTGAAAGAGGCCGGATTTGCGCCGGGAACAACCATCGATTTATGGGCCATGCCGGTGCAACGCCCCTATAACCCGAACGCCAAACGGATGGCCGAGATGATCCAGGCGGACTGGGCGAAAGTGGGCGTGCAGACCAAAATCGTCACTTATGAGTGGGGCGAATACCTGAAACGGGTGAAGGGCGGCGAACACCAGGCAGCCTTGATGGGCTGGACTACCGCCACCGGCGATCCGGATAACTTCTTTGGCCCGCTGTTTACCTGTACCTCAGCCAATGGCGGCTCTAACTCGGCGAAATGGTGTTACGCGCCATTTGACAAAATTATCGCCGAAGCGAAAGCCACGACCGATCATGAAAAACGCGTCGCGCTGTATAAAGAGGCGCAGCAGATGATGCATGATCAAATGCCGGCGGTGATGATTGCCCACTCAACGATTTTCGAACCGGTACGCAAAGAGGTGCAGGGCTACGAAATCGACCCGTTTGGCAAACATATTTTCTGGCAAGTCGATCTGAAGAAATAG
- a CDS encoding DUF3313 domain-containing protein, with protein MRTHALVSVAVFSGLLALSGCASKVTQPEKYSGFLKDYSGLQETTSATGKPVLRWVAPGFDPAKYDSIVYHPVVYYPLAKPTSQVNQQVLDGVLNYTNSKLKAAAAARKPLVTSPGQHSLIFRGAITGVDASKQGLQFYEVVPVAMVVAGTQMATGHRTMNTHLYFEGELIDAQTNAPVLKVVRQGQGKDVNNENAPVTVDSLKQVIDDMATDATMFDISKR; from the coding sequence ATGCGTACTCATGCATTGGTTAGCGTTGCCGTCTTTTCCGGCCTGCTGGCGTTATCAGGCTGCGCGTCAAAAGTGACGCAACCGGAAAAATACTCCGGGTTTCTAAAAGATTATTCAGGGCTGCAGGAAACCACTTCCGCCACCGGTAAACCGGTACTTCGCTGGGTGGCACCGGGTTTTGATCCGGCGAAATACGACAGTATTGTCTATCACCCGGTGGTCTATTATCCGCTGGCGAAACCTACCAGCCAGGTAAATCAACAGGTGCTGGATGGCGTTCTCAACTACACCAACAGCAAGTTGAAAGCTGCCGCCGCCGCGCGTAAACCGCTGGTGACATCGCCAGGCCAGCACAGCCTGATTTTCCGCGGGGCGATAACCGGCGTGGATGCCAGCAAACAGGGGTTACAGTTCTATGAAGTGGTGCCGGTGGCCATGGTCGTGGCGGGAACGCAGATGGCAACCGGTCATCGCACGATGAACACGCACCTCTATTTTGAAGGCGAGCTAATTGATGCGCAGACCAATGCGCCGGTGCTGAAAGTGGTGCGCCAGGGACAAGGGAAAGATGTGAATAACGAAAATGCGCCGGTCACCGTCGACTCTCTGAAACAAGTTATTGACGATATGGCGACCGACGCGACGATGTTTGATATCAGCAAGCGTTAG
- a CDS encoding DMT family transporter, protein MNALLYGLVVVIWGTTWIAIFLQQGPVAAPVSIFWRFALATVAMMLVLLAQRKLRALPLRDHLFCLLQGCCVFGFNFWCFYTAAAWISTGLESVIFSMAVLFNAVNSYLFFGQKPPARFFVAALLGLTGIVTLFWQDLVTSGWSITLLMGIGLSALGTLGFSFGNMISLRHQRKGLETITTNSWAMLYGTLIMGAIGLLRGDDFTPQWTASYLGALVYLALFGSVIGFGAYFTLVGRIGPSKAAYSTLLFPLVALTVSTFFEGYIWHFNGVAGLLLILTGNLVMFARPETWLGGRGTRRKANAC, encoded by the coding sequence ATGAACGCATTGCTGTACGGTTTGGTGGTGGTTATCTGGGGGACAACCTGGATTGCGATTTTTCTACAACAAGGGCCGGTCGCCGCGCCGGTGTCGATCTTCTGGCGCTTTGCACTGGCCACAGTGGCAATGATGCTGGTACTGCTGGCACAGCGTAAGTTGCGCGCCCTGCCGCTGCGCGATCATCTGTTTTGCCTGCTCCAGGGCTGCTGCGTGTTTGGTTTTAACTTCTGGTGCTTCTATACCGCTGCGGCGTGGATCAGCACCGGGCTGGAGTCGGTGATCTTCTCGATGGCGGTGTTATTTAACGCGGTAAACAGCTATCTCTTTTTTGGTCAAAAGCCACCGGCGCGCTTTTTTGTCGCGGCGCTCCTCGGCCTGACGGGGATTGTGACGCTGTTTTGGCAGGATCTGGTCACCAGCGGCTGGAGCATAACGTTACTGATGGGGATTGGCCTGTCGGCGCTGGGCACGCTGGGTTTCTCGTTTGGCAATATGATAAGCCTCCGCCATCAGCGCAAAGGGCTGGAAACCATCACCACCAACAGTTGGGCGATGCTTTATGGAACGTTAATTATGGGAGCGATTGGCCTGCTGCGCGGTGACGATTTCACCCCGCAATGGACGGCCAGTTACCTTGGCGCGCTGGTCTACCTGGCGCTGTTCGGATCGGTGATTGGCTTTGGCGCGTATTTTACGCTGGTCGGGCGCATTGGCCCCAGCAAAGCGGCTTACAGCACCCTGCTGTTTCCGCTGGTTGCGCTGACGGTTTCGACGTTTTTCGAGGGCTATATCTGGCATTTCAATGGCGTTGCCGGGTTACTGCTGATCCTTACCGGCAATCTGGTGATGTTTGCCCGCCCGGAAACCTGGCTGGGCGGGCGCGGAACACGGCGAAAAGCTAACGCTTGCTGA
- a CDS encoding response regulator transcription factor translates to MSEHYEAFENLSKHNAVLHNSVALHSGIQLAAWSNKRDNITQYCNHHTLSLYVADGYESYHKTAYGWKNGGGPDRFCLMPKESESVWDIRDTLSFVHLYCTDEHLREVGEQVWDRSPASFTLDEKTFSQDARITALYRQFLLGCDWQQNANQLTLSTASTLLLTHLVQHYSNVQWQLPTVTGGLAPVVLRTVLEYIDAHLAEPLLLADLAAQAALSEYHFARMFRQSMGVAPHQFVMQRRMARAKDLLLHSVQPLTTIALACGFNSASHFSNRFKAAKGITPSQLRASR, encoded by the coding sequence ATGTCTGAACACTACGAAGCCTTTGAAAACTTGAGTAAACACAACGCCGTATTGCACAACTCGGTGGCGCTGCACTCTGGCATTCAACTGGCGGCCTGGTCGAACAAACGCGACAACATCACCCAATATTGCAATCACCATACCCTGAGTTTGTACGTTGCCGACGGCTATGAGAGCTATCACAAAACCGCCTACGGCTGGAAAAATGGCGGCGGGCCGGATCGCTTTTGCCTGATGCCGAAAGAGAGCGAATCGGTGTGGGATATCCGCGATACGTTGTCTTTTGTCCACCTTTACTGCACCGATGAGCACCTGCGTGAAGTGGGTGAGCAGGTGTGGGATCGCAGCCCGGCATCGTTCACGCTGGATGAGAAAACATTCTCCCAGGATGCGCGTATCACCGCGCTTTATCGCCAGTTTTTGCTCGGTTGCGACTGGCAGCAAAACGCCAACCAGTTAACGCTGAGTACCGCATCGACGCTGTTACTGACGCACCTTGTGCAGCACTACAGCAACGTGCAGTGGCAACTGCCGACCGTAACGGGCGGCTTAGCGCCCGTGGTGCTTCGCACGGTGCTGGAGTATATCGATGCGCATCTGGCAGAACCGCTGCTGCTGGCGGATCTGGCCGCGCAGGCCGCGCTGAGCGAATACCATTTTGCCCGCATGTTCCGCCAGTCAATGGGCGTGGCGCCGCACCAGTTCGTGATGCAACGGCGCATGGCGCGGGCGAAAGATCTGCTGCTTCATAGCGTTCAGCCGCTGACCACCATTGCGCTGGCCTGCGGTTTTAACTCGGCCAGCCACTTCAGTAACCGCTTCAAAGCGGCGAAAGGCATTACGCCCTCGCAGTTACGCGCGTCGCGCTAA
- a CDS encoding benzoate/H(+) symporter BenE family transporter, translating to MSHATFTRASALPFSSLLAGFVAVLVGYASSAAIIWQAASAAGATATQIAGWMTALGLGMGISTLVLSLWYRMPVLTAWSTPGAALLATSLQGVSLNEVVGVFIFANALIVLCGITGLFARLMKIIPHTLAAAMLAGILLRFGLQAFSNIQGHFVLCGSMLLAWLICKALVPRYAIVATLLVGGLVAWLSGDVVTQKITIAVVAPTYIAPEFHWSSLVSIGIPFFLVTMASQNAPGFATMQAAGYHVPVSPLIIFTGALALLFSPFGVYSICIAAITAAICQSPDAHPQAEKRWLAAAAAGVFYLLAGLFGGSITSLLTALPLSWIQTLAGLALLGTMSGSLHQALITERDRDAAMVTFLVTASGVTLLGIGSAFWGLAIGGICYSALRLARRA from the coding sequence ATGTCGCACGCCACCTTTACTCGCGCGTCTGCCCTGCCTTTTTCCAGCCTGCTGGCTGGCTTTGTCGCGGTGCTGGTCGGTTATGCCAGCTCCGCCGCCATTATCTGGCAAGCGGCATCGGCGGCGGGCGCAACTGCCACGCAAATCGCCGGCTGGATGACCGCGCTCGGTCTGGGTATGGGCATCAGCACGCTGGTGTTAAGTCTTTGGTATCGCATGCCGGTGCTTACGGCCTGGTCAACACCAGGCGCCGCGCTGCTGGCGACCAGCTTACAAGGGGTTTCACTGAATGAAGTGGTGGGCGTATTTATCTTTGCCAATGCATTAATTGTCCTGTGTGGCATTACCGGGCTGTTCGCCAGGCTGATGAAAATCATTCCCCACACGCTGGCCGCGGCCATGCTGGCGGGCATTTTGCTGCGCTTCGGTTTGCAGGCGTTTAGCAATATTCAGGGGCATTTCGTCTTGTGTGGCAGCATGCTGCTGGCCTGGCTTATCTGCAAAGCGCTGGTACCGCGCTATGCCATTGTCGCCACACTTCTGGTCGGGGGGCTGGTGGCGTGGCTAAGCGGTGACGTTGTCACGCAAAAAATCACTATCGCGGTCGTTGCCCCGACTTATATCGCGCCGGAATTCCACTGGTCCTCGCTGGTGAGCATCGGTATACCCTTCTTTCTGGTGACAATGGCCTCACAGAATGCGCCCGGTTTTGCCACGATGCAGGCGGCGGGATACCACGTGCCGGTTTCACCGTTGATTATTTTTACCGGCGCGCTGGCACTGCTGTTCTCGCCGTTTGGTGTCTATTCCATTTGTATTGCCGCCATCACGGCGGCGATTTGCCAGAGTCCGGATGCTCACCCGCAGGCGGAAAAGCGCTGGCTGGCCGCGGCGGCAGCCGGGGTGTTTTACCTGCTAGCCGGTCTGTTTGGCGGCTCGATAACCTCGCTGCTCACCGCCTTGCCATTAAGCTGGATCCAGACGCTGGCAGGGCTGGCACTGCTGGGCACGATGAGCGGCAGCCTGCACCAGGCGCTGATCACCGAACGCGATCGCGATGCCGCGATGGTCACCTTTCTGGTTACCGCAAGCGGCGTCACGCTGCTGGGGATTGGGTCTGCATTCTGGGGCTTAGCGATCGGCGGGATCTGCTACAGCGCATTACGCTTAGCGCGACGCGCGTAA
- a CDS encoding XRE family transcriptional regulator, which yields MNIADYLASTLKLLRQGRGWSLSRLAEETGVSKAMLGQIERNESSPTVATLWKIATGLNVPFSTFIAPPESDTPHAYDPEQQAMVITPIFPWDEKLHFDLFSIALAPGAISESTPHESGVIEHVIVINGALDLCLGGQWKTFTSGMGVRFAGDEAHAYRNSSAHTVHFHSLIHYPKEKAASTPAAKNDDDK from the coding sequence ATGAACATCGCAGACTACCTGGCAAGCACCTTAAAACTTCTCCGTCAGGGCCGTGGCTGGAGCCTTTCCAGGCTGGCAGAAGAAACGGGCGTTTCCAAAGCGATGCTCGGGCAAATTGAGCGTAATGAATCAAGCCCGACAGTGGCCACACTCTGGAAAATCGCCACCGGCCTGAACGTGCCGTTTTCTACCTTTATTGCGCCGCCGGAGAGCGATACCCCGCACGCCTACGATCCTGAACAGCAGGCGATGGTAATCACGCCCATTTTCCCGTGGGATGAAAAGCTGCACTTTGATCTCTTTTCAATAGCGCTGGCGCCGGGGGCGATAAGTGAATCGACGCCGCACGAAAGCGGGGTGATTGAGCATGTGATTGTCATCAATGGTGCGCTGGATTTATGTCTCGGCGGGCAGTGGAAAACATTTACCAGCGGAATGGGTGTGCGCTTTGCGGGCGATGAGGCCCATGCCTATCGCAACAGTTCCGCACACACCGTGCATTTCCACTCGTTGATCCATTATCCAAAAGAAAAAGCCGCAAGCACGCCTGCGGCTAAAAACGACGACGATAAATAA
- a CDS encoding U32 family peptidase: protein MRLHPHHLELLSPARDTAIAREAILHGADAVYIGGPGFGARHNAGNSLRDIAELVPFAHRYGAKVFITLNTILHDDELEPAQSLIHDLYQAGVDALIVQDMGVLELDIPPIELHASTQCDIRSVEKAKFLSDVGFSQIVLARELNLEQIRAIHNATDATIEFFIHGALCVAYSGQCNISHAQTGRSANRGDCSQACRLPYTLKDDQGRVVAYEKHLLSMKDNDQTANLAALIDAGVRSFKIEGRYKDMSYVKNITAHYRQMLDAIIEDRGDLARASAGRTEHFFIPSTDKTFHRGSTDYFVNARKIDIGAFDSPKFIGLPVGEVLKVAKDHLDVEVTEPLANGDGLNVLVKREVVGFRVNVAEKTGENRYRVFPNEMPDVLRTLRPHHALNRNLDHNWQQALLKTSSERRIGVDIELGGWQEQLVLTLTSEDGVSVTHTLDGQFDEANNAQKALESLKDGLAKLGQTRYYAQAITVNLPGALFVPNSLLNQLRRETVEMLEEARLANYQRGSRKPVATPAPIYPETHLSFLANVYNHKAREFYHRYGVQLIDAAFEAHEEKGDVPVMITKHCLRFAFNLCPKQAKGNIKSWRATPMQLVHGDEVLTLKFDCRPCEMHVIGKIKHHILKMPLPGSVVASISADDLVKTLPKRK from the coding sequence ATGCGCCTGCACCCCCATCATCTTGAACTGTTAAGCCCGGCCCGCGACACCGCCATCGCCCGTGAAGCGATCCTTCATGGCGCTGACGCGGTCTACATTGGCGGCCCTGGCTTTGGCGCGCGCCACAACGCCGGTAACAGCCTGCGCGATATCGCCGAACTGGTGCCGTTCGCGCATCGCTACGGCGCGAAAGTGTTTATCACCCTGAACACGATCCTTCATGATGACGAGCTGGAACCGGCGCAGAGCCTGATCCATGACCTGTACCAGGCCGGTGTCGATGCGCTGATCGTGCAGGATATGGGCGTACTTGAGCTGGATATCCCGCCGATTGAGCTGCACGCCAGTACGCAGTGCGACATTCGCAGCGTGGAAAAAGCCAAATTCCTCTCCGATGTCGGTTTTAGCCAGATTGTGCTGGCGCGTGAGCTGAACCTGGAGCAGATCCGCGCCATTCATAACGCGACCGACGCCACCATTGAGTTCTTTATCCATGGCGCGCTGTGCGTGGCGTACTCCGGACAGTGCAATATCTCCCATGCGCAGACCGGGCGCAGCGCTAACCGCGGCGACTGCTCTCAGGCGTGCCGCTTGCCCTATACGCTGAAAGACGATCAGGGCCGCGTCGTGGCTTATGAAAAACACCTGCTGTCGATGAAAGATAACGATCAGACTGCCAACCTGGCGGCGCTGATCGATGCCGGTGTGCGCTCTTTCAAAATTGAAGGGCGCTACAAAGATATGAGCTACGTGAAGAACATCACCGCACATTACCGCCAGATGCTGGACGCCATTATCGAAGATCGCGGCGACCTGGCGCGTGCGTCCGCCGGACGTACCGAACATTTCTTTATTCCCTCGACGGACAAAACCTTCCATCGCGGCAGCACCGATTATTTTGTCAATGCGCGTAAAATTGATATCGGCGCGTTTGATTCACCGAAATTTATCGGCCTGCCGGTCGGTGAAGTGCTGAAAGTAGCGAAAGATCATCTCGATGTTGAAGTGACCGAACCGCTGGCCAACGGTGATGGCCTGAACGTGCTGGTGAAGCGTGAAGTGGTGGGTTTTCGTGTCAACGTCGCCGAGAAAACGGGCGAGAACCGCTACCGCGTATTCCCGAACGAAATGCCGGACGTGCTGCGAACACTGCGCCCGCACCACGCGCTGAACCGTAACCTTGACCATAACTGGCAGCAGGCATTATTGAAAACCTCCAGCGAGCGTCGCATCGGCGTGGATATTGAGCTGGGCGGCTGGCAGGAGCAACTGGTGCTGACGCTGACCAGCGAAGATGGCGTCAGCGTGACGCACACGCTGGACGGGCAGTTTGACGAAGCCAATAATGCGCAAAAAGCGCTGGAAAGCCTGAAAGACGGGCTGGCGAAACTGGGGCAAACCCGGTATTACGCACAGGCGATCACCGTGAATCTGCCGGGTGCGCTGTTTGTGCCCAACAGCCTGCTCAACCAGCTGCGTCGCGAAACGGTAGAGATGCTGGAAGAGGCCCGGCTGGCGAATTACCAGCGCGGCAGCCGCAAACCGGTGGCGACACCCGCGCCGATTTATCCGGAAACACACTTGTCGTTCCTGGCAAACGTCTATAACCATAAAGCGCGTGAATTTTATCACCGCTACGGTGTGCAGCTGATTGACGCCGCCTTCGAAGCGCATGAAGAGAAGGGCGATGTGCCGGTGATGATCACCAAACACTGTTTGCGCTTCGCCTTCAACCTGTGCCCGAAACAGGCGAAAGGCAACATCAAAAGCTGGCGCGCGACGCCGATGCAACTGGTGCATGGCGACGAAGTGCTGACGCTGAAGTTTGACTGCCGTCCGTGTGAAATGCATGTGATTGGCAAAATTAAGCACCATATCCTGAAAATGCCCCTGCCGGGCAGCGTAGTGGCGTCGATAAGCGCCGATGACTTAGTAAAAACGTTGCCAAAACGCAAATAA